The DNA window AGAAGAAATGAAAAAAGGTAATCTCAAAGAACAAAAGAATAAAAGATTTAAAGATACAAGGCGTCTATTTCTTGATGAAATTCCCTCAAAAATGCAGAATAAAATCATTAACTTTTTTAAGAAAAATAGAATTAGAGTGGTAAGTGATATAATAAAAGGGAGAGGAGGATTATCTGCAGATTGGATGTTAGTTGCAAAATATGACAAGATAAGTAATGCAACTACATGGGTACTAAAAGATATAAATTTTGTGATGAACTTTTTGGGTAATGGCAAAATATGTATTTCCCCTAAGGGAAGCCTCTATATTGGAAGAATTACAATGCAGAGAAAAGGTGGAACCCCCGACCCGACAAAAATTCAGTTCAAAATTAAACCTTGTGAGTTATTTGGCAGTGGAGCATAAGCATGGAAATTAATAAAGTTCATTTAGGAGATTGCATAAAGATAATGCAAAATATGCCAGATAACTGTATTGACCTAGTGTTTGCAGACCCTCCTTTTAACATTGGGATAAAATATGATGTGCATAACGATAATATGCCTTATGAAGAATACTATAACTGGTCAATGCAATGGATAAGCGAATGTTATAGATTATTAAAAAAGAATGGAAGTATCTATATCGCTATTGGAGATGAGTTTGCCGGTGAAATAAGTATTATCCTAAAGAAAACAGGTTTCTATTTTAGAAACTGGATTATTTGGTATTACACTTTTGGACAAAATCAACGGAAGAAATTTAATCGGGCTCATACACATATTTTGTATTTCACCAAAGACAAGGAAAAATTTACATTTAATGATAAGGATATAAGAATTCCATCTGCAAGACAGATTGTTTATAGAGACAAAAGAGCAAATCCGATTGGCAAGATTCCTGACGATGTTTGGCAATTTTCAAGAGTATGTGGAACATTTAAAGAGCGAATAGGAAGTCATCCGTGTCAGATGCCAGAAGATTTATTGGAATTGATAATAAAAACAAGCTCTAATATGGGGGATATTATATTAGACCCCTTCGGAGGAACAGGAACAACCTCCGCCGTAGCTAAAAAGTTAAATCGGAAATATATTACTATAGAAATTTCAAAAAAATATTACGAGATTATCTTAAAAAGATTAAACGGTGAAATAAAAGAAATGAAAAAGAACAACAAGGCAGAAACACTTTATCAAAAATTTTTATTCGATTTT is part of the Candidatus Hydrogenedens sp. genome and encodes:
- a CDS encoding DNA methyltransferase, whose product is MEINKVHLGDCIKIMQNMPDNCIDLVFADPPFNIGIKYDVHNDNMPYEEYYNWSMQWISECYRLLKKNGSIYIAIGDEFAGEISIILKKTGFYFRNWIIWYYTFGQNQRKKFNRAHTHILYFTKDKEKFTFNDKDIRIPSARQIVYRDKRANPIGKIPDDVWQFSRVCGTFKERIGSHPCQMPEDLLELIIKTSSNMGDIILDPFGGTGTTSAVAKKLNRKYITIEISKKYYEIILKRLNGEIKEMKKNNKAETLYQKFLFDFDY